The Paenibacillus swuensis genome contains the following window.
CGCGGGGGTAACCATCCGGTGAAAGAGCTGGCAACGAACCGCTGCTATATCACATCACAGAACCACGGCTATACAGTGAATGAAGCTTCCATCCAATCAACAGAACTGGAAGTTACACATATCAACAATAATGACAAGTCTATCGAAGGACTTAAACATAAGACTTACCCTGCGTTCTCGGTGCAGTACCACCCGGAAGCGGCTCCGGGACCTTTCGATTCCAGCTATCTGTTCGATCAGTTTGTAGAGATGATTCGCGAACATAAGAAGAACAACCCGCAATTGCCGCGTCAGGCTCAAATTTCTGCAGAGGCTCAAACGGCGTCCGCAACACGGAGAGGAGAATTCGCATATGCCCAAAAATAATAAACTCAAAAAAATTCTCGTAATCGGTTCCGGACCGATTGTCATCGGACAGGCGGCTGAATTCGACTACGCCGGAACACAAGCTTGTCAGGCGCTGAAAGAAGAGGGCATGGAAGTCGTGCTGATTAACAGTAACCCTGCCACGATTATGACCGATACGAACATGGCCGACAAAGTTTATATCGAGCCGATTACCCTCGATTACGTAACCCAAATTATCCGTCAGGAACGTCCGGACGGTTTGCTGCCTACCTTGGGCGGTCAGACCGGCTTGAACATGGCGGTTGAGCTGGCGCGTCACGGCGTGCTGGAGCGTGAAAACGTGAAATTGCTGGGAACGCAATTAACAGCAATTGAGAAAGCGGAGGACCGCGATTTGTTCCGCGACTTGATGAGGGAGTTGGAGCAGCCTGTTCCTGCAAGTGTCATTGTTACTACGGTGCAGGAAGCCTTGGATTTTGCCAATGAAATCGGCTACCCGATTATTGTACGTCCGGCTTATACCCTTGGCGGCACAGGAGGCGGCATTTGCGTGAACGAGGAGGAGTTGCTGGAAACTGTAGCATCCGGGATTCGCTACTCTCCCATCGGACAGTGTCTGATTGAACGCAGTATCGCCGGCATGAAAGAAGTGGAGTATGAAGTGATGCGCGATGCCAACGATAACTGTATCGTTGTGTGTAACATGGAAAACTTCGATCCGGTTGGCGTGCATACCGGAGATTCCATCGTAGTTGCGCCTTCCCAAACACTCTCGGACCGTGAGTATCAGATGCTGCGTTCGGCCTCATTGAAAATTATTCGCGCTTTGAATATCGAGGGCGGTTGTAACGTACAGTTCGCCTTAGATCCGCACAGCTACCAATATTATGTTATTGAAGTTAACCCGCGGGTGAGTCGTTCTTCCGCGCTAGCTTCTAAAGCGACAGGTTATCCGATTGCGAAGATGGCCGCAAAAATTGCGATAGGCTACACGCTTGATGAGCTTGTGAATCCGGTAACAGGACAAACCTACGCATGCTTCGAGCCGACACTCGATTATATCGTAACGAAAATTCCGCGCTGGCCGTTCGATAAGTTTACTTCCGCAAATCGGAAGCTGGGCACGCAAATGAAAGCCACCGGTGAGGTTATGGCGATCGGCCGTACGTTCGAGGAATCCATCCAGAAAGCGATTCGTTCCCTGGAAGTCGGCGTGCACCGCTTATGTCTTAAAGATGCGGATAAATTGGATCAGGAAACGTTGGAAACCCGTTTGGCTAAGCCTGATGACGAAAGGATTTTCCTTCTGGCGGAAGCTTACCGCCGCGGTTATACTCTGCAGCAACTGCAGGATTTGACGAAAATCGATTGGTGGTTCCTGAGCAAGCTCCAAGGGCTGGTCGATTTCGAAAAGGTCATCGGGACTGCGGGAGAGTTGACATCGGAGGTACTGTACCAGGCAAAGCGTAAAGGTTTCACCGATCGCGCGATTGCGGAACTGCGGCGTGAAGTCGATGCCAACGCGGATTATGTGCAGGAGAATGATGTAAGAAATTATCGTTTGGAACAAGGACTTAAACCGGTTTACAAAATGGTTGATACTTGCGCGGCGGAATTCGAAGCGTCAACGCCATACTATTATTCAACATACGAAACAGAGAATGAGGTAACACCTTCGACGAAGGAAAAAGTGGTGGTGCTTGGCTCCGGACCTATTCGGATCGGTCAAGGCATTGAGTTCGACTACTCCACAGTCCATGCCGTATGGGCGATTCAAGATGCGGGCTATGAAGCGGTTATCATCAACAACAATCCCGAAACGGTGTCCACTGACTTTAACACGTCGGATCGGTTATACTTTGAACCGCTGTTCTTCGAAGACGTCATGAATGTGATCGAGCAGGAGAAGCCCATCGGCGTTATTGTTCAGTTCGGCGGGCAGACGGCAATTAATCTGGCGGCGCCGTTGTCCAAAGCGGGTGTGCGTATTCTGGGTACTTCACTGGAGAGCATTGATATGGCTGAGGACCGCAAGAAGTTTGAAGCCATGCTAACGTCACTTGCGATCGCGCAACCGAAAGGTTCCACGGTAACGTCGGTTGGCGAAGCTGTCGGTGTAGCGGAGAAGCTTGGCTATCCGGTGCTTGTCAGACCTTCGTATGTTCTGGGCGGACGCGCTATGGAAATTGTGTACTCTGATGAAGAATTGCTAAGTTACATGGAGTACGCCGTCACAATTAATCCGGAGCATCCTGTACTGATCGACCGTTACATGTTGGGCAAAGAGGTCGAGGTAGACGCGATTTGCGACAGAGAACAGGTGCTGATTCCGGGCATCATGGAGCATGTCGAGCGCGCGGGAGTTCACTCCGGCGACTCTATCGCGGTGTACCCGCCGCAGTCGCTGTCGGCAGATATCAAGCAGCAGATTGTCGATATTACGACCAAGATCGCACTTGAACTGAAAGTGATCGGTTTGGTAAACATCCAGTATGTCATCTATAAAGAACAAGTGTACGTGATTGAGGTAAACCCGCGTTCTTCACGGACGGTGCCTTTCTTGAGTAAAGTCACGAATATCCCGATGGCGAATGTGGCAACGAAATTGATTATGGGCCAAAAGCTGGGGGATTTGGGCTACGAAGGCGGCTTGTGGAGAGAAGATGAGTTCGTTTCCGTCAAGGTTCCGGTGTTCTCTTTTGCCAAGCTGCGCCGTGTAGACACTACCTTGGGACCCGAAATGAAATCAACGGGCGAAGTGATGGGTCGGGACTTGAATTATGCCAAAGCATTGTACAAGGGCTTAATCGGTTCGGGAATGAAGATTCCGCCAACAGGCAACATCATCGCTACGGTAGCGGACAAAGACAAGGACGAAGCGATTGAAATCTTCCGCGGTTTCTCAAGTCTGGGTTACAAGATTGTCGCAACGGGAGGAACAGCCGAAGCGTTCGAGCAAGCTGGGCTTGAGGTTAACACGGTGTATAAGCTTAGCGAAGGCTCACCGAACATTCTGGATTTGATTCGTAAGGGCGAAGCTCACTTTGTCGTCAATACACTGACTAAAGGCAAAACACCGGAGCGGGACGGTTTCCGCATTCGCCGGGAAGCGGTGGAAAACGGGATTGTCTGTATGACTTCATTGGATACGGTTCGCGCACTGTTAACGATGCTGCAGGCGATAAACTTCTCATCGAGACCGATGCCTGTTTTGAAATAAATCACTGTACTGAAGGAGGAACACCTTATGACAACCTTAACGCAAACCGCCGGACGCATCATGGTGGCCCTGGATTATCCAGGTGCTGATGAAGCAAGGGTGCTGCTGAAGCAGCTTTCCGGCATTCCTTGTTATGTGAAAGTGGGGATGCAGCTGTTCTACGCAGCCGGCCCTGATTTCGTGCGGGAATTAAAGCAGGAAGGTTATAAAGTGTTTCTGGATGTAAAGATGCACGACATACCAAACACGGTTAAAGGCGGAGCGAACAGTGTAACCAAACTGGGCGTCGATATGTTTAACGTTCATTGCTCGGGCGGTACCGCTATGATGACAGCCGCGATGGATGGAGTCCATGAAGCGCTGGACGCCGGAACGGGCTGGAATCGGCCTGTAGTCATCGGAGTCACACAGTTGACAAGCACGGGTGCCGAGATGATGAACGACGAAATCGGCGTCCCCGGCACTGTGGAAGCCAGCGTTGTAAGGTATGCCCGCTTGGCGCTGGATGCAGGTTTAAACGGCGTGGTCGCTTCACCTTTGGAAGTATCACAGATTAAAGCCGCTTGCGGCAAGGCGTTCCAGACGGTCACCCCGGGGATACGTCCTAAGGGAAGCGCAGTAGGTGATCAATCGAGGGTGCTGTCGCCTAAAGAAGCTTTTGCACATGGGACGGATTATATCGTCATCGGTCGTCCGATTACAGCTGCTCCTCACCCGAGAGAGGCATTGGAATCCATACTTGAGGAGTTGATATCCTAAATGAATACTACAGAAATTCAATTCGATCAACTGGCTGCCGATATTGCACAGGACTTGTTGCACATCGGGGCTGTGGCCTTGCGGCCCAAGCAACCGTTCACTTGGACGTCGGGCATCAAATCGCCAATCTATTGTGACAACCGGTTGACCATGTCTTATCCGGAAGTGCGGGAGCGGATCGCGGACGGATTTGCCACACTGATTCATCGTTTATATCCCGATGCGGAGGTGATAGCCGGAACGGCTACGGCCGGCATTCCGCATGCGGCATGGGTTGCTCAGAAGCTCAACCTTCCGATGATTTATGTTCGGGACAAGGCTAAAGGACACGGGAAAGAGAATTTAATTGAAGGCCAGTTGCAATCCGGGCGTAAAGTGGTGATTATCGAGGATTTGATTTCGACTGGCGGCAGCTCCATTAAAGCCGCTCAAGCGGTTCGGGCAAACGGTGCTGAAGCGTTGGGCGTAATTGCGATTTTCACCTATCAATTAGACCGTGCCGCTGCTGCCTTTGCGGATGCTCAAGTGCCATTGCACACCCTTTCCAACTACGGAGCGCTAGCTGAGCAAGCAATGAAAGCCGGCGCAATCACAACCGAAGAGCTTGAGCTCATGCAATCCTGGCGCAAGGATCCAAGCGCCTTTGGTCAGTAGTATTTTGTAAAATTGAAATAACGCCCAGTAGAGGAGGCCATTAGGCTTCAGTACTGGGCGTGTTTTTTTTTGAACACCTTGATCGTCAAGTTATTTGAAACTAACATATGAAAAATTAAATAGACGCGGCTAAATGTCCGCAATAATGCCTCATTTTGTTTCTCGCTCTATGAATGGATGTTTTTACTGTGGATTCCGTGCAGTCCATTCGTTCGGCGATTTCCCTGTATGACAAGCCTTCCCATGCCAGTAACGTTAAAATCTGTTGTTCCTTCGGCTTAAGTCGATCCATATGTTTGCACAATTCCGTTTCCCATTCATTAAACAAGTATGTCGTTTCCGGATAATGATGTTCCGGGCTCTCCGGTTCGCTGACCGACTCAAATGGTAACCAGGCTCTTGTTGTTTTCTTACGGTAATGGTCGACAAATACACGATAGGACGTCTGGAATAACCAGGCCCTCACGCTGCTTTCTTTGACATTTCTGCCGCTCTGGTAGTATCGCAGGAATGTGTCTTGTACCAAGTCTGACGCTTCATGATGATTTCTTGTCAGTCTGTGCAGAAAATGATATACAGTTGGTTTGTGCTGTGCGTATACTTGTTGAAAATGCTCCGTTGCGGTATAGGCATACATCTGATTTATTCCTCTTTCTCATCCTAAGAATTTCTTCTTTCTATTATGTAAAATTATACATCAAAAAAGGTTACAAAACGGTAAATTTTTGTAAAATAGTACATAAGTCCCTAAATTTCTACCCTAAAAAAACTTTCCTCTATACGTAACTTTTTACAAAAATGCTTCGTCTAACAGAATATATAATATACGGAGGGCGGATATGAAGGACAAACCTATTCTGATTGTTCAAGAGGTGGAGCGCTCCTTTCAGGCAGGAGGAAGGAAACTCGACGTCCTCAAGGGAATACATATGGAGCTCCATGCCGGACAACTGGTTATGCTCAGAGGGCGCTCCGGTTCCGGGAAAACGACGCTGTTGAACATGCTTGGCGGGTTGGATCAGCCCACTAAAGGCGAAATTTACTTCATGGATCAACCTTTCCACACCTGGAATGATGATCAACGGACTAAAGTGCGCCGGAAGGACATCGGCTTTATTTTTCAAGCCTTCGCCTTAATGCCGATGCTTTCGGCCTGGGAGAATGTGGAGCTGGCGCTTCGCATGGCGAACGTGCCCAGAAACGAATGGAAGCCAAGGGTGCAGCATTGTCTTGAGCTGGTTGGTCTCAGCTCGAGGATGCAGCACAGACCTTATGAGTTATCCGGGGGTGAACAGCAGCGGGTTGCCATTGCCAAGGCGATTGCACACCGGCCGGCGTTGCTATTAGCGGATGAACCTACCGCAGATCTCGATTCCCAGATGGGGGCCCAGATTATGGGCGTTTTCAAGAACATTATTCAAAGCGAGCAGGTTTCAATCTGCATGACTACACATGATCCTACAATTTTGGAGGTTGCCGACCGTGTTTATGAAATGGTGGACGGAAAATTCATTGGAGCCTAAGAAGACCCGACAACGGGTTAAACCGATGATGGCTTTGGTTTTAAGTACTACTTTAGTTGTTGCTTCAGGATGTTCGCTGTTGCCGAAAGAGAAAGAAGAGGAAGTGTTGCCTGTTATTAACCCGCCGAAAATTTCCAAGAAGCCGGAATACGAAGTGCGTTCCGAAACGTTGGAAACGAAGGTGAGAGGAAACGGCAATATGAAGTCGTTACAAGAGGAAGCCTTATACTTTACGGAGAATGACAAGCGATTGAAAGAGCTGTATGTGAAACCGTCGGACAACGTCAAGAAAGGGCAGGTTATCGCCGTGCTTGATGTTGAAGACGCGAAGAAAGCATTGCGGGATGCGAAGCTGCAATTCCGCAAAGATGAAATTGCGATGAAAGAAACGTTGCGCAAGAAAGATGAGATGGACCCGCTGGAATTCGAAACCCAGGTGATTGCGTTTGAAGAGAAGAAACAAGCCATTGCGGACCAGCAGGAATCAATCGGGAAGGCTGTTCTGGTGGCTCCTTATGCAGGAACTGTCGTTTCGGTGCCTGTGAAGAAAGGAGATGCTGTTAAAGCATACGATCCGATCGCGGTCATTGCGGATCTTTCCCAGCTTGTTGTGGCGGTTAAAGTCAGTAAAGACGATCTTGAGAAGGTGTCAATCGGCATGGAGGCACAAGTCGAGATCAATACACTTGGCACGCATAAAGGGAAAGTAAAGCAACTGCCTATAACAACCGAAGATACTTCAGACGGGGAAGGCGAAACACCGCAGGGCGGTACCGGCGGGCAGGCTGCTCAGGAGCCGATTGAAAATTTCATGCTCATTCAGTTGGACGCCAAACCTCAAGGACTCACGAATCGGGCACCGCTTAGCGCTACCATTGTCGTCAACCGAAAAGTAAACGCCACCGTTATACCGATTTCAGCGTTGCGTAAGATCGGAGGACGCACCTATGTGCTTGTCTCGGATGAACAAGGCAAACGCGAGGTGGATGTGGAGGTTGGCCAGACGACTTCAACCGATGTTGAAATTGTTGCCGGATTGAAACCAGGTCAGAAAGTAGTGGGCAAATAATATGGGATTTCCGCTGCTTCGTTTCCTGTTCCGCAAGATGTGGAACACACGCTGGCTGACCGCCAGCACTTTGCTCGGCCTCTTGGTGGCCGTTGCCTTCACGATCAGCATACCGATGTATGCCGACGGGGCGCTCAAGCGGGTAATCGCGAAGACGCTTGCTGAACAATCCTCAGGGTTGCCTGCGGGTTCCCTACAGATCCGTTATCAGGCCACGGGAACCTCTCCCACCGATCTTGCTCAGCTTAAGGACGTCGATGGCTACATCCGTAACGATATCCCGGCTGAAATCGGGTTTCCTTACAACACTTTCGTGCAGAGCCTCTCGGTCCGAAGTACCAAGATTATTCCGCTGGAACCCGATAAAGTGGATGCCAGCCGTAACTACAACATGAGTCTTGTTTCCCTGAGCGGGTTGCAGGACCATGTTGAAATCACGAACGGTAAGTTGGCCGGAGCCAGTCTGATCGGCGGTTTCGCTGAAGTGATGATGTTGGAGGAAGCCTTGTTGCTTAACGGGTTGCATATCGGAGATCTATTCGAATACGCGCTTCCCGGCGGAGCAGGCAGTGTCAAGGTTCGCATTTCGGGAGCGTTTAAGCCTAAGAGTGACACGGACCCGTTCTGGTACAAAGGCTTGGAAAGCTACATGACCACGCTGGTCGTCAATGAAGAACTGTTCATGAATCAATTGCTTCAGAAGATGAAGGTACCCTTACGAGAAGCGAACTGGTACTACGCATTCGACCTCAGGGAAATACAAACGTCCCAACTTTCTCCACTTACCCGCACATTAGACAGATTGAACATTGAGTTGTATCAGAGATTAAAGGACACAAAAGTAGACATTTCTTTTATAGATTTACTTAGTGAGTTTCGCAAACAAAGTTTACAGTTACAGACGCTGTTATTCACGTTAGCGGCGCCTATGCTTGCGATGGTGTTCTATTATATCGCCATGAATGCCCGTCAGTCGCTGGATAAGCAGAAGAGCGATATTGCTGTTCTGCGCAGCCGAGGAGGAAGTACCGGTCAAATCATCCGGATCTATTTAATTGAAGGGCTGCTGCTCGGTGGTATTGCACTGGCGGTCGGACCCTTTATCGGCTGGTTTATGGCCAAGAGTATAGGTTCCGCAAGCGGATTTTTAACCTTTGTGGACCGAAAATCGATACCGGTCGGCATTTCTTCAGATGCTTTCATTGCAGGGGGCGTCGCGGTGCTCATCGCGGTGCTGTCGAGTGTGATACCTGCTGTCATCTATGCCAGACAATCTATTGTGAACTATAAGCAAAGCGCTGCCAGATCGGACAACAAGCCTTATTGGCAACGTTGGTTCCTAGATATTGTATTGGTATTGGCGGCGGGTTACGGATGGTATTTATTTAACGAGCGGCAGTTTCTCGCTGTGAAGACGGGACTCACGACAGATCAGCTGGACGTACAACCGTTCCTGTTCTTTGTTCCGGCGTTGTCGATTTTTGCTCTGGGATTGCTTTTCCTTCGAATTTTCCCATGGCTTCTGACGCTTTTTACGTGGATGGGAAGAAGATTCCTGTCCGTACCAGCTTATTTGACACTTACACAACTTTCACGTTCGGCCAACTCCTACTATCCTTTGATGATTTTGCTTATTCTGACGCTGGGACTTGGTGTGTACAATTCTTCAGCCGCCAGGACGATTGATCTCAATTCAACCGAGCGAACGCTCTATCAATATGGAACGGATGTTGTTGTCCAAACGGTATGGGAAGGTTTCGCGGAAGTAACACCCGGTTCCCAAGGCGGAGGCCAGGGAAATGGAGGCGGTCAGGGCTCAGGAGGAAGTTCAGGAGGAAGTTCAGGCGGCAACGGAGGAGGCGCGGGCGGCAACGGTGCAGGAGGCAATCCAGGTGCACCGGGCGGCGGGCAACCTCCGGGCCGGGTCATTTATAATGAACCTCCGTTTGAAATGTTCCGCAACCTGGAAGGGGTGGAAGCAGCTGCCCGTGTGTTAATTACCAAAGGCAGCGTTACCGTCTCGGGTCGTACCATTGGTCAGGGCACGGTAATGGGGATCGATAATGTTGATTTCTCCAAAGTTGCCTGGTTCCGAAACGATTTATTTCCTGTTCATCCTTTCAAATATTTGAACATCTTGGGAGCTTACGAGCATTCCGTCATTATTTCAGATAATGTCGCGAAGAAATATCAATTAAAGCCGGGGGACTCTATTTCCATAGCGATTAATCAGCAACCTGTTGAATTCTTTATCGTAGGTACATTGCCTTATTGGCCAAGTCAGTATCCGGAACAAAATCCGTTCTATATTACGAATTTAGACTACATCTATGATCAAGTGCCTGTAATTCCCTATGAGGTATGGTTAAAGATGAAGCCTGGCGCTAAAGCCGGACCTATGATTCAAGCTCTGCAAACACAAGGAATCGAACTGGCTTCGGTCAAGGATGTCCGCAACGAGCTGGTTGTCCAAGGGAAGCATCCTACGCGGGGCGGGGTATTCGGAATTTTAAGTTTAGGGTTTTTGGTGTCTGTCATGGTCTCCCTGATCGGTTACATTCTCTATTGGTTCTTTAACCTGTCGGGTCGCGTGGTTCAATTCGGTGTACTTCGAGCCATGGGCCTTTCCAGAGGTCAACTGACCGGAATGTTGCTCTTGGAACAGTTGTTTACAGCAGGTCTTTCCATTGGACTTGGCATCGGAATCGGAAAACTTACCAGCATTCTGTTCCTGCCCTTCCTGCAGACTTCGCAGAATACGCAGATGCAAGTACCTCCTTTTCGTGTCGTGTTCGAATCCAAGGACACCTTCCAGTTATATATCGTGGTAGCCTTCATGATGATCACAGGCGCAGCGTTGCTGTTCCTACAGATACGCAGATTGAGGGTTCATCAGGCCGTTAAGTTAGGGGAGGAGAGATAACATGATTCAATGTGAGGGACTTGTGAAGATTTATAAAACCAAAGATCTGGAAGTAGTGGCTTTGCAAGGTCTGAATATTTCTGTCGCCCCGGGCGAAATGATGGCCATTATCGGAAACAGCGGAAGCGGGAAATCGACACTGCTGAACATCCTAGGGGGTCTGGATCGTCCGTCTGCGGGCCAAGTGAGAGTCGGCGAATGGGATCTGCTGAAGATTACGGATGATCAATTGGTCGAATATAAACGAAGAACCGTAGGCTTTATATGGCAAAATAATGCGAGAAACTTACTCCCCTATCTGACCGCGCTTGAGAATGTGGAAATGCCGATGATGCTTGGGGGGAAATACGATAAACCGTACGCGAAGCAATTATTGGAATGGGTCGGTTTAAAGGATAGAATGTACAGCAAGCTTCAACAGCTCTCCGGGGGAGAACAGCAGCGGGTCGCTATAGCGATATCTTTAGCGAATCGACCCAACCTGCTTCTCGCCGATGAACCTACGGGTTCTGTCGATACACAAACCTCCGATATGGTTATGGAGATCTTCCGAAAGTTGAATCGTGAAATCGGAATTACGGTCGTCATTGTAACGCACGACTTGTCTTTAGCTGATAAAGTGGATCGGGTCGTAGCGATACGTGACGGATTAACCAGTACTGAATTTATAAAGCGAAATCCTAACTTAAATACGGATGGAGGTGAGGCGGGGGAATCTTGGGGAATTCCGTTGCAATCCGCGCATGAAGAGTATATTGTGGTGGATCGAGTTGGCCGGCTCCAAATCCCGCGGGATTATATGAACAAGTTAAGTATCAAAGACAAGGTGTCTATGGAATTCGATGGCGAGAAAATTGTAATTAAAGCACCAACCATTGTGGAGGGGAACCTGAAATGAATTTAAATAAGAGACTCAGGAAATCGATTGTAATTGGTTTGGCCTTAAGTCTGGTCTTACCCGTTCTGGCGGCTTGTAACAATAACAGCGAAGCCAAAGATACCGAACAACGGGTGCTTCGAATCGCGACCATGTGGGGCGGCGGCGACGATACCTGGTTAAGACAACAGTTTACCGAAATTTTTGAATATACAAATCCTAATATTGAAATCGAGTTTGTACCCGCAATTGAACA
Protein-coding sequences here:
- a CDS encoding ABC transporter ATP-binding protein; this translates as MKDKPILIVQEVERSFQAGGRKLDVLKGIHMELHAGQLVMLRGRSGSGKTTLLNMLGGLDQPTKGEIYFMDQPFHTWNDDQRTKVRRKDIGFIFQAFALMPMLSAWENVELALRMANVPRNEWKPRVQHCLELVGLSSRMQHRPYELSGGEQQRVAIAKAIAHRPALLLADEPTADLDSQMGAQIMGVFKNIIQSEQVSICMTTHDPTILEVADRVYEMVDGKFIGA
- a CDS encoding RNA polymerase sigma factor; translation: MYAYTATEHFQQVYAQHKPTVYHFLHRLTRNHHEASDLVQDTFLRYYQSGRNVKESSVRAWLFQTSYRVFVDHYRKKTTRAWLPFESVSEPESPEHHYPETTYLFNEWETELCKHMDRLKPKEQQILTLLAWEGLSYREIAERMDCTESTVKTSIHRARNKMRHYCGHLAASI
- the carB gene encoding carbamoyl-phosphate synthase large subunit, which produces MPKNNKLKKILVIGSGPIVIGQAAEFDYAGTQACQALKEEGMEVVLINSNPATIMTDTNMADKVYIEPITLDYVTQIIRQERPDGLLPTLGGQTGLNMAVELARHGVLERENVKLLGTQLTAIEKAEDRDLFRDLMRELEQPVPASVIVTTVQEALDFANEIGYPIIVRPAYTLGGTGGGICVNEEELLETVASGIRYSPIGQCLIERSIAGMKEVEYEVMRDANDNCIVVCNMENFDPVGVHTGDSIVVAPSQTLSDREYQMLRSASLKIIRALNIEGGCNVQFALDPHSYQYYVIEVNPRVSRSSALASKATGYPIAKMAAKIAIGYTLDELVNPVTGQTYACFEPTLDYIVTKIPRWPFDKFTSANRKLGTQMKATGEVMAIGRTFEESIQKAIRSLEVGVHRLCLKDADKLDQETLETRLAKPDDERIFLLAEAYRRGYTLQQLQDLTKIDWWFLSKLQGLVDFEKVIGTAGELTSEVLYQAKRKGFTDRAIAELRREVDANADYVQENDVRNYRLEQGLKPVYKMVDTCAAEFEASTPYYYSTYETENEVTPSTKEKVVVLGSGPIRIGQGIEFDYSTVHAVWAIQDAGYEAVIINNNPETVSTDFNTSDRLYFEPLFFEDVMNVIEQEKPIGVIVQFGGQTAINLAAPLSKAGVRILGTSLESIDMAEDRKKFEAMLTSLAIAQPKGSTVTSVGEAVGVAEKLGYPVLVRPSYVLGGRAMEIVYSDEELLSYMEYAVTINPEHPVLIDRYMLGKEVEVDAICDREQVLIPGIMEHVERAGVHSGDSIAVYPPQSLSADIKQQIVDITTKIALELKVIGLVNIQYVIYKEQVYVIEVNPRSSRTVPFLSKVTNIPMANVATKLIMGQKLGDLGYEGGLWREDEFVSVKVPVFSFAKLRRVDTTLGPEMKSTGEVMGRDLNYAKALYKGLIGSGMKIPPTGNIIATVADKDKDEAIEIFRGFSSLGYKIVATGGTAEAFEQAGLEVNTVYKLSEGSPNILDLIRKGEAHFVVNTLTKGKTPERDGFRIRREAVENGIVCMTSLDTVRALLTMLQAINFSSRPMPVLK
- a CDS encoding ABC transporter ATP-binding protein → MIQCEGLVKIYKTKDLEVVALQGLNISVAPGEMMAIIGNSGSGKSTLLNILGGLDRPSAGQVRVGEWDLLKITDDQLVEYKRRTVGFIWQNNARNLLPYLTALENVEMPMMLGGKYDKPYAKQLLEWVGLKDRMYSKLQQLSGGEQQRVAIAISLANRPNLLLADEPTGSVDTQTSDMVMEIFRKLNREIGITVVIVTHDLSLADKVDRVVAIRDGLTSTEFIKRNPNLNTDGGEAGESWGIPLQSAHEEYIVVDRVGRLQIPRDYMNKLSIKDKVSMEFDGEKIVIKAPTIVEGNLK
- the pyrE gene encoding orotate phosphoribosyltransferase, with product MNTTEIQFDQLAADIAQDLLHIGAVALRPKQPFTWTSGIKSPIYCDNRLTMSYPEVRERIADGFATLIHRLYPDAEVIAGTATAGIPHAAWVAQKLNLPMIYVRDKAKGHGKENLIEGQLQSGRKVVIIEDLISTGGSSIKAAQAVRANGAEALGVIAIFTYQLDRAAAAFADAQVPLHTLSNYGALAEQAMKAGAITTEELELMQSWRKDPSAFGQ
- a CDS encoding ABC transporter permease gives rise to the protein MGFPLLRFLFRKMWNTRWLTASTLLGLLVAVAFTISIPMYADGALKRVIAKTLAEQSSGLPAGSLQIRYQATGTSPTDLAQLKDVDGYIRNDIPAEIGFPYNTFVQSLSVRSTKIIPLEPDKVDASRNYNMSLVSLSGLQDHVEITNGKLAGASLIGGFAEVMMLEEALLLNGLHIGDLFEYALPGGAGSVKVRISGAFKPKSDTDPFWYKGLESYMTTLVVNEELFMNQLLQKMKVPLREANWYYAFDLREIQTSQLSPLTRTLDRLNIELYQRLKDTKVDISFIDLLSEFRKQSLQLQTLLFTLAAPMLAMVFYYIAMNARQSLDKQKSDIAVLRSRGGSTGQIIRIYLIEGLLLGGIALAVGPFIGWFMAKSIGSASGFLTFVDRKSIPVGISSDAFIAGGVAVLIAVLSSVIPAVIYARQSIVNYKQSAARSDNKPYWQRWFLDIVLVLAAGYGWYLFNERQFLAVKTGLTTDQLDVQPFLFFVPALSIFALGLLFLRIFPWLLTLFTWMGRRFLSVPAYLTLTQLSRSANSYYPLMILLILTLGLGVYNSSAARTIDLNSTERTLYQYGTDVVVQTVWEGFAEVTPGSQGGGQGNGGGQGSGGSSGGSSGGNGGGAGGNGAGGNPGAPGGGQPPGRVIYNEPPFEMFRNLEGVEAAARVLITKGSVTVSGRTIGQGTVMGIDNVDFSKVAWFRNDLFPVHPFKYLNILGAYEHSVIISDNVAKKYQLKPGDSISIAINQQPVEFFIVGTLPYWPSQYPEQNPFYITNLDYIYDQVPVIPYEVWLKMKPGAKAGPMIQALQTQGIELASVKDVRNELVVQGKHPTRGGVFGILSLGFLVSVMVSLIGYILYWFFNLSGRVVQFGVLRAMGLSRGQLTGMLLLEQLFTAGLSIGLGIGIGKLTSILFLPFLQTSQNTQMQVPPFRVVFESKDTFQLYIVVAFMMITGAALLFLQIRRLRVHQAVKLGEER
- the pyrF gene encoding orotidine-5'-phosphate decarboxylase — its product is MTTLTQTAGRIMVALDYPGADEARVLLKQLSGIPCYVKVGMQLFYAAGPDFVRELKQEGYKVFLDVKMHDIPNTVKGGANSVTKLGVDMFNVHCSGGTAMMTAAMDGVHEALDAGTGWNRPVVIGVTQLTSTGAEMMNDEIGVPGTVEASVVRYARLALDAGLNGVVASPLEVSQIKAACGKAFQTVTPGIRPKGSAVGDQSRVLSPKEAFAHGTDYIVIGRPITAAPHPREALESILEELIS
- a CDS encoding efflux RND transporter periplasmic adaptor subunit gives rise to the protein MKWWTENSLEPKKTRQRVKPMMALVLSTTLVVASGCSLLPKEKEEEVLPVINPPKISKKPEYEVRSETLETKVRGNGNMKSLQEEALYFTENDKRLKELYVKPSDNVKKGQVIAVLDVEDAKKALRDAKLQFRKDEIAMKETLRKKDEMDPLEFETQVIAFEEKKQAIADQQESIGKAVLVAPYAGTVVSVPVKKGDAVKAYDPIAVIADLSQLVVAVKVSKDDLEKVSIGMEAQVEINTLGTHKGKVKQLPITTEDTSDGEGETPQGGTGGQAAQEPIENFMLIQLDAKPQGLTNRAPLSATIVVNRKVNATVIPISALRKIGGRTYVLVSDEQGKREVDVEVGQTTSTDVEIVAGLKPGQKVVGK